The genomic region GTATTACGTTGTTCTTTAGGTAAAAGAATATTACGTAGTGAAACAGCACCATTGTATATGTTAAGTGTCATTGGATATCATAGGGAGATGGAATAATGGAAAGAGTGGCAAGATTATTTTCTTTTTCAAAAAAAGTCTCTTATAAAAAGTCAGAGATCTATAAAGAAATAGAAAAACAACAAAGTATTTTAGTAGCAGAAGGATTTAAATTTGATCCAGAAAGCTATTTTGATATTTATTGTTATCAAATTATAATCGAAGGTATTAAAAATAAAATAAATATAGCGAAAGCATATGATGCTTTTATTTCTAATAACTTTGATTTATTAGAACATTGTAATTATGAACAACGTAGAAAAATGATTCAGGTAGATATTGATAAAGTTTTAGAAAAGAGTGCTTCTTTTCAATATCAGGATACTACTATTTATATCCCTTATTTAGAAGAATTTATGAATCAAAGGTATTGTAATGATCATGCTATGGTTTTGTTGAAACAACATATTCAACATTTGAATAATTACCCAAAATCAATTGATCAAATGCTTGATTTATATCAAGAAAAAGTATTGTTATCTGATTTTTGTTCTTTAGAATATATTGGAAAATATTTTAATAATGATTGTTTTTATAGTAAAGAAGGTATTTTCATTAGTTATCAAGCGGAACATAAAAAGTATAGTGAGTTTTTTGTTGTTGATAAGTATAATAAAGAGCTTCCTAGTAGTAATGATGTAAAAGAATTGTTAGAATTGGTAGAGTCTAACAGGGATGATGTGATTGATTTTATGATTGAAAAAGAATTCATTCATCCAAAGTATAAAAAGAAGTTAGAAAAGAAAAGAAGTTAGGAGAATTTATGAGCACAGTTGCTATTCATACATTAGGTTGTAAAGTAAATAGTTATGAATCTCAAGCGATGTTAAAAGAGTTTGTAGAACATGGTTATAATGAAGTTGATTTTAAAAGTGAGGCAGATGTATATGTTATTAACACATGTACTGTTACAAATACCGGAGATAGTAAATCTAGACAAATGATTCGTAAAGCGATTCGTAACAATCCAAATGCGATTGTTTGTGTAGTTGGGTGTTATAGTCAAATAGCACCAGATGAAATAGAAGCGATTGAAGGAGTTAGTGTTGTTTTAGGGACGCAGTATCGTAATCAAATTATGCAGTTTGTGGAACAATATCAAGAGACAAAGGAAACAATTATAAAGGTTGATAATGTAATGAATCTTCAAAAGTTTGAAGATTTAAATATTGATCGTTTTAAAAATACAAGAGCTTATATAAAAATACAAGATGGTTGTAATAATTTTTGTACATACTGTATTATCCCTTACGCTAGAGGACGAGTGCGTTCTAGAATAAAAGAAAGTGTTTTAGAACAAATTGCTACTCTTGTAAAAAAAGGATATGTTGAAATAGTGTTAACAGGTATTCATACGGCAGGATATGGAGAAGATTTTGAGGATTATAATTTTTATTGTTTATTAAAAGACATTGTTCAAATAGAAGGATTGAAAAGATTACGTATCTCTTCTATTGAAATAAGCCAATTAACAAAAGAAATCATGGAATTAATTGAAGATAGTCATATTATTGTGGATCATTTGCATGTACCACTACAATCTGGACATGATGCAACCTTAAAGCGTATGAACCGTAAATACAATACAGAGCAATATCTTGCAAAAATAAAAGAAATAAAAGAACATATCCCAACTGTAAAATTCACTACAGATGTTATTGTTGGTTTTCCAGGAGAAACAGTAGAAGAATTTGAAGGGACTTATGCATTTATTCAAAAAGTAGGATTCTCTATGTTACACGTATTCCCATATTCAATTCGTAAAAACACGCCTGCTTCAAAAATGAAAGATCAGGTAAATGATCAAATAAAACATGAAAGAACAACAAGATTAGTACAATTATCAAATCAATTATTAGAAGAAACTTCTAAACAAGCAATTGGAGAAACTTATGAAGTATTATTTGAAAAGAAAGTTGGTGATGGCTATATCGGTCATGCAACTAACTATTTACAAGTAGTAGTAGAAAGTGACAAAAATATAATAGGTACAATTCAAAAAGTAGTTGTCGAAAGTTATGATGAAAAATTAAAGGGACGAGTGGTGGAATAATGAAAAAACTAAACGAATTATTTACAACTGAAAATGAAATGGCTGTTTATTCAATACATAGCGATTCTCGCTATGTATTACCACATTCTATTTTCTTTTGCATTGAAGGATTAACAGTAGATGGGCATCAGTATGTAGAAGATGCTATTTTTCAAGGTGCAAAATGTATTGTACATAGTCGTGAGTTAGATAATTATCATCCTAAGATTCAATATATAAAGGTTAGTAACACATTAAATGAATTAAATCGTGTTGCTGATTTATTTTATGATTCTCCTAGTTCGAAAATGAAAGTAATAGGAGTTACTGGAACTAGTGGTAAAACGGTAGTAGCTTCCTTTATTCATCAAGTATTAAATGAGTATTGTAAAGCTGGTTATATTGGGACATTATCTTTGATGTATAACAATGCTCAAATAGAAACACCTTATACTACTCCAGAAACTGTATTTTTACAAAAACATTTGTTTCAAATGGCAAAAAGTGACGTAAAAGTAGTTGCTTTGGAAGCATCAAGTTATGGACTTGCATTAGGAAGAATTGATGGAGTTGATTTTGATATTGCAGTAGTTACTAATATTGGAGATGAACATTTAGAGTTTCATGGAACAAAAGAACAATATGTAGCATGCAAACAAAAGTTATTTGAAAAAGTAGGGCCTAATCAGTATGCCGTAATTAATAATGATGATCATTTTGCTAGAAAGATGAAAGAAGTAACGAAAGCAAAATGTATTAGTTATGGTATGAATGAAAAGTCAGATATTATGGCTACGGATGTTTTGTTATCCTTGGAAGAAACAATATTTAATTTATATATCGGTGATCAAATAAATAGAATTAGAACACCATTATTAGGTATTCATAATGTTTATAATTTATTAGCAGTAGCAGCAACTTTAAAAGCAGTAGGTAGTGATAATGAAATGATTTGTCAGTCTTTACAAAAAAACTTTCAAGTACAAGGTAGATATGAACCTTATACTAGTTATTATGGTGCAAAAGTAATTGTGGACTATTGTCATACATTACAAAACTATAAAGATATATTCCAATTTGTAGACAAAACAAAAAACCCTAGTGCAAGAGTATTTGTTGTTCTTGGTTTGCCTAGTAAAAGAGAAATTCGTAATCGTGAAAAAATTGGAGAATTAGCAAACTATTATGTAGACCATGTTATTATCACTAGAAGTGATGAACGTGGAGAATCATTGCAAGCAATTGGGGCTATGATACAAAAACCAATAGTAGATATTCCTAGTATTATTATTGAAGATCGTCAAATAGCTATTGAACAAGCCTTACAATTAGCAAGTAAAGATGATATAGTAATGGTATTAGGAAAAGGACATGAAGATTTTATGGCCTTAGAAACGGGGAAAGTCGCTTATTTAGGGGATGGGACTATCGTTGAAAATATAATAAAATATGAAGGAGAATTAGAAAATGAATTACAGTGGAATGATTGATCATACGGCATTAAAACCAGATACTACAAAGGAACAAATTACACAATTATGTAAAGAAGCAAAAGAATTTCATTTTGCATCAGTTTGTGTAAACCCAACATGGATTCAATATTGTGCTACTTTATTAGAAGCTACAGAAGTAAAAGTATGTACTGTTATTGGATTCCCATTAGGAGCTAACACAAGTGCTACAAAAGCATTTGAAACAACAAATGCAATTGAAAATGGAGCAAATGAAATAGATATGGTTATCAATATTGGTGCCTTAAAAGATGGGAATACAGCACTAGTAAAAGCTGATATCGAAGCAGTAGTAGAAGCAGCAAAAGGAACATGTGTAAAAGTAATTATTGAAACATGCTTACTTACAAAAGAAGAAATAGTAACTGTTTGTACACTAGCAAAAGAAGCAAAAGCTACTTTTGTAAAAACATCAACAGGATTTAGTACCGGTGGTGCTACAGTAGAAGATGTTGCTTTAATGAAACAAACAGTTGGTGAAGATTTAGAAGTAAAGGCATCTGGTGGTGTTCGTACATTTGAAGATATGGAAAATGTCGTAAAAGCAGGTGCATCTCGTATTGGAACAAGTTCTGGATGTAAATTAGTAAATAAAGAAGTAAGTACAAGCGAATATTAATAGAATGCTGAATAGCCCTCGGGTTGTTCAGTTTTTTAATAACTTATTAAATAAAAATATAAGTTAGAAAAGAATAAATGATGAATTAGTGTATAATTTAATTAAATAAGTGAGCTATTAACCATATTTTAACCTTTACAAGTTATGATAGGGTTATAAAAGAAAGGAGGACCTATCAATGAGGATACTAGTTTGTGAAGATGAAGAGAACTTAAACAGATTAATAAGTAAAAAATTAAAATTAGAAGGATATGCTGTAGATAGTTGTTTTAACGGAGAAGAGGGACTTTATTATGTAGAGCAAACAATCTATGATTTAGTTATTTTAGATGTGATGATGCCTATTATGGATGGACATCAATTATTAGATGCAATGCGTAAAGCAGGAATAGAATATCCGGTATTGTTTCTAACAGCAAAAGATTCGAATGAAGATATTGTGGAAGGCTTGGATTTGGGTGCAAATGACTATGTAATAAAACCTTTTACTTTTGATGTTCTACTTGCAAGAGTGAGAATGTTACTTAGAACAAGACCAAGAGGAAGTGCTACTATTTTATCTATTTATGACATGAAAATAGATATCTCAAAAAGAGAAGTGAGAAGAAATAATGAAATTATTGTTTTAAGTGCAAAGGAATATGCGATTGTAGAATATTTGGCATATAATAAGGATGTTGTGGTAACAAAGGAACAAATAGAAGAGAACATATGGGACTACGATAGTGAAATAGGAACTGGATTAGTGAAAGTATATATTAGTTATTTACGTAAAAAACTTGATGATCCTTATGAAAGGAAGTTAATACATACAGTTAGAGGAATAGGATATGTATTACGCAGTGAAAACAATGAGTCTAAAGATTAAATTATCTATCTATAATGCACTACTAATGTCTATGATGGTTGTTATTGTAATAGCGTTCTTAATTATGATTAGTGGAAATGTTGTAGTAAGTAGTTCCCAAAATACATTAACAGAAGCAGTGGAAGAAGTAGCAGATGAAGTAGAATATGAAAAAGGTAAAATTGAAATAGATGATGATGTTTATTATAGTGATCAAGTTTCTATTTTGATATATAGTAGTCAAGGTGTCTTGTTAGAAGGAGTAAATAATCATAATATTGATGAATCACTAAGCAATGGACAAATTGGAACAATAACAATAGATGGTAATGAGTATATGTATTATGATGTCTTTGTTGGTGATGAAAATTTATTTGTTCGTGGGATTGTTTCTACAAGTGCTATTACGGGAGTGCTAGATGAAGTATTTCGAATAGCGATTATTATGTTACCTACATTTATTGCTATTTCATTTGCCGGAAGTTATTTCTTATGTAAAAGATCATTTAAACCTTTGGATAATGTGATTGAAACAGCAGAAAAAATAAGCAAAGAAGATGATTTAACATTAAGGATTCATCCTGAAAACAAAAAAGATGAAATAACAAGACTTGCTATTACATTTGATAAAATGATGGAAAAGTTAGAGAACATGATGAAAGTAGAAAAACAATTTACATCCGATGTATCCCATGAATTGAGAACACCTGTCTCTATTATTCTTGCAGAATGTGAAATAGCAAAGAATGGCACACAAGAAGAATTAAATCAATCTGTGCAAGGAATAGAAAAACAAACTATCAAGATTAAAAATTTAATTAATCAATTATTAAATCTTGTAAGATTAGAAAATGGCATTCATAAACTAGAACTTGAAACAGTAGATCTAAGTGAATTAATAGAATTAATATGTAATGAACAAAGAAAAGTATTACCATCATCAATCACCATAGAAGATGATATTCAAGAAGGTATTACTTATTTATTAGACTATACGATGATTTCTAGAGTAATCGTAAATCTAATTAATAATAGTATAAAATATATTGGACAAGGCAGTACAATAAAAGTGAGTCTTGCCCAAACACAAGAAACAATTCATATTACGGTAGCAGATGATGGGATAGGGATTCCTGCTTCTGGAATAGAAAATATATTTACTAGATTTTATCAAGTAGATAAAGCAAGAAATGGTGATAGCATGGGATTAGGTTTATCGATGGTGAAACAGTTAGTAGAATTACATGGTGGCCAAATTGGTGTAACAAGTGAGTTAGACAAAGGAAGCACATTTGTAATCACATTAAAAAAATAGGAGAGAAAAAATGAAAAAGAAAATAGTAGTAGCATTAGTAATGCTAGCAGTAGTAATAGTGGGACGAACGATTAGTTATGCATTAGAAGTATCAAAAACGAATAATGATGTTGTAGAAATAGTAGAAGATACAGTAATTGCAACAAATGATTCTTATATTGGAGAAGATGCAGCAAGCACAGTAGCATTTGAGCATGCAGGTGTTGAAGAAAGTGCAGTAACAAATTTAGTAGTTACTTTTGATTTCGATGATGGAGTAGCAGAATATGAAGTAGATTTCAATGTTGATACAACAGAATATGATTATGAAATTAATGCACTAACAGGAGCTGTTATTGGATATGATAAAGATGTTGAAAAAACACAAAGCACTACTTCTAGTAGTACATCAACAAGTTATATTGGAGAAACAAAAGCAAAAGCTGCTGCTTTCACTCATGCAAATATAAATGAAAGTGATGCCTCTAATGTAGTAGTTACTTTTGATTTCGATGATGGAGTAGCAGAATATGAAGTAGATTTCAATGTCGCTACAACAGAATATGATTATGAAATTAATGCACTAACAGGAGCTGTTATTGGATATGATAAAGATGTTGAAAAAACACAAAGCACTACTTCTAGTAGTACATCAACAAGTTATATTGGAGAAACAAAAGCAAAAGCTGCTGCTTTCACTCATGCAAATATAAATGAAAGTGATGCCTCTAATGTAGTAGTTACTTTTGATTTCGATGATGGAGTAGCAGAATATGAAGTAGATTTCAATGTCGATACAACAGAATATGATTATGAAATTAATGCACTAACAGGAGCTGTTATTGGATATGATAAAGATGTTGAAAAAACACAAAGCACTACTTCTAGTAGTACATCAACAAGTTATATTGGAGAAACAAAAGCAAAAGCTGCCGCTTTCACTCATGCAAATATAAATGAAAGTGATGCCTCTAATGTAGTAGTTACTTTTGATTTCGATGATGGAGTAGCAGAATATGAAGTAGATTTCAATGTCGATACAACAGAATATGATTATGAAATTAATGCACTAACAGGAGCTATTTATGAATTTAGTGTGGAAAGAGATTAAAAGTAGGGACTGTATTTAAAAGAAAGGATAGACACTTGGGGTCTATCCTTTCTTGTTCATTTCTAAGATCATATTGAATAAAAAAAGATATACATGTGAAGTTTTACTTTACATGTATATCTAGTTAAACTAAAGGATTGTTTTTTTGTTGATTCATTGCAACAATGAAGTGAAGTGTTAAATAAGCAATTTCATCATCACTAAATACAGTATCATATTTTTCTTTAACAATAGGATTTAATAATGCAGCATATTTAAATTCTTCTGGATGACGTTCTTTGATTTTTTCAACTAATGGATTATCTAATTGTTGATTGTTTTTTAAACGATAAATAGCTTGTTGTAAATGTAATCCTACAGTAGTTACAATTTTATCGCTAGATTCAATTTTAAAACCATAAGTTTTATCAATGTCTTCTAAAACCTTTAATAAGATATTCACTACTTCATCTTCTAAAAAGTCAAAGCTAGGAATCATATCTACATCTAATAAATTATTATTTGAAAAATACATAGTAATTAAATCAATTTCATTTTCAGGAAAACTAACTCCATATACTTCTTCTATTTTATGACAAATAGTAGCAGCTAAATTATGAAATTCATTGTTTTTAAAAACACTTAATTGACTACTGCTTAGTTCAATATAATTTTTAGCTTGTAATCTTATAATTGCAATTGATAAGTGTGTAGCAATATTTTGAATATTAGAGTCTAATAAGTCTATATGTAATGCGTTGATTTCTGTTTTAATTAAATTTAAAATATCATCTCTTGTTTGTGCAAATGATTCATTTGTTAGTTGTATGCTCATCATTTCCTCCCCCGTTTTCAATTATTTTTTAAGTCATGTAATATAATATATTATATGCCCAAAAAAAGCTATAAAAATTTAATTAATTTTGATAAAGCATATAGGTGGAAATATAAAAAAGAAATTGGTATATTATTAGGGTGTTATAGCAAAAAAACTTTGAAATTTAAGTATAATTCCATTGTTTGCTAAGATAGTAAGTGCTATAATGATTGAGGAATTTAAATAAAACAGGAGGATCGTAACATGAATTTAGAAAAAGAATGGAACGGCTTTGTTGAAGGTAAATGGGTAAAAGAAATTAATTTAAGAGAATTTATCCAATTAAACTATACTCCATACAATGGAGATGACACTTTCTTAGCTGGACCAACAAAAGCAACTCTTGATCTTTGGGATCAAGTAATGGATTTAACAAAGAAAGAAATTGAAGCTGGTGGCGTATTAGATATGGACACTAAAGTAGTTTCTTCATTAACATCACATGCTGCAGGGTATTTAAACAAAGAAATTGAAACAATTGTAGGTTTCCAAACAGATAAGCCTTTCAAAAGATCATTACAACCAAACGGTGGTATCCGTATGGCTGAAAAAGCTTGTGCTGATAATGGATATACTGTAGATCCTGAAATCGTGGAAATTTTCACGAAATATAGAAAAACTCACAATGCAGGAGTATTTGATGCTTATACACCAGATATGCGTGCTTGTCGTTCATCTCACATTATTACTGGATTACCAGATGCTTATGGGCGTGGACGTATTATCGGAGACTATCGTCGTGTAGCTTTATACGGGGTAGATTTCTTAATCAAAGATAAAAAACATCAATTAGATACATCTCATGTACGTATGAATGCAGAAAATATTCGTACTAGAGAAGAATTATCTGAACAAATTCGTGCTTTAGGTGAATTAAAACAAATGGGTGCAATTTATGGTTTTGATATTTCTAGACCTGCAAAAGATGTAAAAGAAGCAATCCAATGGACATACTTCGGTTACTTAGCTGCAGTTAAAGAACAAAATGGTGCTGCAATGTCTTTAGGTAGAACTTCTACATTTATCGACATCTTCGCACAAAGAGATATCGCTAATGGTGTATATACAGAACAAGAAGTACAAGAAATGGTTGACCATTTCATTATGAAATTACGTTTAGTAAAATTCGCTCGTACTCCAGAATACAACGAATTATTCTCAGGAGATCCAACTTGGGTAACTGAAACAATCGGTGGTGTTGGTGTAGATGGACGTCATTTAGTTACTAAAACTAGTTTCAGATATTTACATACATTAACAAACTTAGGAACTGCTCCTGAGCCAAATATGACAGTATTATGGTCTACTAACTTACCAGCAGAATTCAAAAGATATTGTGCAAAAATGTCAATTCAAACTTCATCAATTCAATATGAAAATGATGATTTAATGCGTGTAACTCATGGTGATGATTATGCAATCGCATGTTGTGTATCTTCAATGAGAATTGGTAAAGAAATGCAATTCTTTGGAGCTCGTGCTAAC from Tannockella kyphosi harbors:
- a CDS encoding BglG family transcription antiterminator; this encodes MSIQLTNESFAQTRDDILNLIKTEINALHIDLLDSNIQNIATHLSIAIIRLQAKNYIELSSSQLSVFKNNEFHNLAATICHKIEEVYGVSFPENEIDLITMYFSNNNLLDVDMIPSFDFLEDEVVNILLKVLEDIDKTYGFKIESSDKIVTTVGLHLQQAIYRLKNNQQLDNPLVEKIKERHPEEFKYAALLNPIVKEKYDTVFSDDEIAYLTLHFIVAMNQQKNNPLV
- a CDS encoding response regulator transcription factor, with product MRILVCEDEENLNRLISKKLKLEGYAVDSCFNGEEGLYYVEQTIYDLVILDVMMPIMDGHQLLDAMRKAGIEYPVLFLTAKDSNEDIVEGLDLGANDYVIKPFTFDVLLARVRMLLRTRPRGSATILSIYDMKIDISKREVRRNNEIIVLSAKEYAIVEYLAYNKDVVVTKEQIEENIWDYDSEIGTGLVKVYISYLRKKLDDPYERKLIHTVRGIGYVLRSENNESKD
- a CDS encoding sensor histidine kinase encodes the protein MYYAVKTMSLKIKLSIYNALLMSMMVVIVIAFLIMISGNVVVSSSQNTLTEAVEEVADEVEYEKGKIEIDDDVYYSDQVSILIYSSQGVLLEGVNNHNIDESLSNGQIGTITIDGNEYMYYDVFVGDENLFVRGIVSTSAITGVLDEVFRIAIIMLPTFIAISFAGSYFLCKRSFKPLDNVIETAEKISKEDDLTLRIHPENKKDEITRLAITFDKMMEKLENMMKVEKQFTSDVSHELRTPVSIILAECEIAKNGTQEELNQSVQGIEKQTIKIKNLINQLLNLVRLENGIHKLELETVDLSELIELICNEQRKVLPSSITIEDDIQEGITYLLDYTMISRVIVNLINNSIKYIGQGSTIKVSLAQTQETIHITVADDGIGIPASGIENIFTRFYQVDKARNGDSMGLGLSMVKQLVELHGGQIGVTSELDKGSTFVITLKK
- the mtaB gene encoding tRNA (N(6)-L-threonylcarbamoyladenosine(37)-C(2))-methylthiotransferase MtaB — protein: MSTVAIHTLGCKVNSYESQAMLKEFVEHGYNEVDFKSEADVYVINTCTVTNTGDSKSRQMIRKAIRNNPNAIVCVVGCYSQIAPDEIEAIEGVSVVLGTQYRNQIMQFVEQYQETKETIIKVDNVMNLQKFEDLNIDRFKNTRAYIKIQDGCNNFCTYCIIPYARGRVRSRIKESVLEQIATLVKKGYVEIVLTGIHTAGYGEDFEDYNFYCLLKDIVQIEGLKRLRISSIEISQLTKEIMELIEDSHIIVDHLHVPLQSGHDATLKRMNRKYNTEQYLAKIKEIKEHIPTVKFTTDVIVGFPGETVEEFEGTYAFIQKVGFSMLHVFPYSIRKNTPASKMKDQVNDQIKHERTTRLVQLSNQLLEETSKQAIGETYEVLFEKKVGDGYIGHATNYLQVVVESDKNIIGTIQKVVVESYDEKLKGRVVE
- a CDS encoding UDP-N-acetylmuramoyl-L-alanyl-D-glutamate--2,6-diaminopimelate ligase; this encodes MKKLNELFTTENEMAVYSIHSDSRYVLPHSIFFCIEGLTVDGHQYVEDAIFQGAKCIVHSRELDNYHPKIQYIKVSNTLNELNRVADLFYDSPSSKMKVIGVTGTSGKTVVASFIHQVLNEYCKAGYIGTLSLMYNNAQIETPYTTPETVFLQKHLFQMAKSDVKVVALEASSYGLALGRIDGVDFDIAVVTNIGDEHLEFHGTKEQYVACKQKLFEKVGPNQYAVINNDDHFARKMKEVTKAKCISYGMNEKSDIMATDVLLSLEETIFNLYIGDQINRIRTPLLGIHNVYNLLAVAATLKAVGSDNEMICQSLQKNFQVQGRYEPYTSYYGAKVIVDYCHTLQNYKDIFQFVDKTKNPSARVFVVLGLPSKREIRNREKIGELANYYVDHVIITRSDERGESLQAIGAMIQKPIVDIPSIIIEDRQIAIEQALQLASKDDIVMVLGKGHEDFMALETGKVAYLGDGTIVENIIKYEGELENELQWND
- the deoC gene encoding deoxyribose-phosphate aldolase; this translates as MNYSGMIDHTALKPDTTKEQITQLCKEAKEFHFASVCVNPTWIQYCATLLEATEVKVCTVIGFPLGANTSATKAFETTNAIENGANEIDMVINIGALKDGNTALVKADIEAVVEAAKGTCVKVIIETCLLTKEEIVTVCTLAKEAKATFVKTSTGFSTGGATVEDVALMKQTVGEDLEVKASGGVRTFEDMENVVKAGASRIGTSSGCKLVNKEVSTSEY
- a CDS encoding PepSY domain-containing protein, which produces MKKKIVVALVMLAVVIVGRTISYALEVSKTNNDVVEIVEDTVIATNDSYIGEDAASTVAFEHAGVEESAVTNLVVTFDFDDGVAEYEVDFNVDTTEYDYEINALTGAVIGYDKDVEKTQSTTSSSTSTSYIGETKAKAAAFTHANINESDASNVVVTFDFDDGVAEYEVDFNVATTEYDYEINALTGAVIGYDKDVEKTQSTTSSSTSTSYIGETKAKAAAFTHANINESDASNVVVTFDFDDGVAEYEVDFNVDTTEYDYEINALTGAVIGYDKDVEKTQSTTSSSTSTSYIGETKAKAAAFTHANINESDASNVVVTFDFDDGVAEYEVDFNVDTTEYDYEINALTGAIYEFSVERD
- the pflB gene encoding formate C-acetyltransferase, with the translated sequence MNLEKEWNGFVEGKWVKEINLREFIQLNYTPYNGDDTFLAGPTKATLDLWDQVMDLTKKEIEAGGVLDMDTKVVSSLTSHAAGYLNKEIETIVGFQTDKPFKRSLQPNGGIRMAEKACADNGYTVDPEIVEIFTKYRKTHNAGVFDAYTPDMRACRSSHIITGLPDAYGRGRIIGDYRRVALYGVDFLIKDKKHQLDTSHVRMNAENIRTREELSEQIRALGELKQMGAIYGFDISRPAKDVKEAIQWTYFGYLAAVKEQNGAAMSLGRTSTFIDIFAQRDIANGVYTEQEVQEMVDHFIMKLRLVKFARTPEYNELFSGDPTWVTETIGGVGVDGRHLVTKTSFRYLHTLTNLGTAPEPNMTVLWSTNLPAEFKRYCAKMSIQTSSIQYENDDLMRVTHGDDYAIACCVSSMRIGKEMQFFGARANLAKCLLYAINGGIDEKSGKQVGPRFRAVEDGVLDYEDVKQKFVDMMSWLAGVYVNSLNIIHYMHDKYCYERIQMALHDREVKRYFATGIAGLSVVADSLSAIKYAQVTPVRNEAGIVVDYNIEGDFPKYGNDDDRVDEIANWLVSTFMDLVRSHHTYRDGVPTTSILTITSNVVYGKATGNTPDGRKSGQPFAPGANPLHGRDTNGAVASLASVAKLPFSDAQDGISNTFSIIPGALGKDDQVFAGDLEVELDLNK